Proteins from a genomic interval of Rhodothermales bacterium:
- a CDS encoding inositol monophosphatase has product MADTAHQVLDVAISAARQAGALIRKESGSVTPEGISAKGVHDLVTHVDKASQSLIVSAINRYFPSHLVLAEEDEQHDLTPAAPEGRWRWIIDPIDGTTNFMHGVPPYAVSIGVQRGAQTEVGVVYDVSRDELFTAVRGEGLRVNGAPAEVSGTDKLDDALITTGFPYREFAHIDQYLAVLKAFMRDARGVRRPGSASVDLAWVASGRFDGFFETGLSPWDVAAGMLLVQEGGGQVTDYSGSPDATFARQVIASNGRIHDTMREMVQPMRLVRG; this is encoded by the coding sequence GGAAGGAATCCGGAAGCGTCACCCCGGAGGGGATTTCGGCGAAAGGGGTACACGATCTGGTCACGCATGTGGACAAGGCCTCGCAATCCCTCATCGTATCGGCCATAAACCGCTATTTCCCAAGTCATCTTGTGCTTGCGGAAGAAGATGAGCAGCATGACCTGACTCCGGCGGCGCCCGAAGGCCGCTGGCGATGGATCATCGACCCCATCGACGGGACCACCAATTTCATGCACGGCGTGCCGCCGTACGCGGTCTCCATTGGCGTGCAGCGGGGTGCGCAGACGGAGGTTGGGGTCGTGTACGATGTGTCCCGCGACGAGCTCTTCACGGCGGTGCGCGGAGAGGGCCTCCGGGTGAATGGGGCGCCTGCGGAGGTGTCCGGAACGGACAAACTGGACGATGCGCTCATCACCACGGGTTTTCCGTATCGCGAGTTTGCCCACATCGACCAGTATCTGGCCGTGCTCAAGGCGTTCATGCGCGATGCGCGGGGCGTGCGCCGACCGGGGTCGGCCTCCGTGGACCTGGCCTGGGTCGCCAGCGGGCGGTTCGACGGGTTCTTCGAAACGGGGCTGTCCCCCTGGGACGTGGCGGCAGGCATGCTGCTGGTTCAGGAAGGTGGCGGCCAGGTGACGGATTATTCGGGCTCGCCGGACGCGACGTTTGCGCGACAGGTGATCGCGTCGAACGGGCGGATTCACGACACCATGCGGGAGATGGTGCAGCCGATGCGGCTGGTGCGGGGCTAG
- a CDS encoding SDR family oxidoreductase, translated as MTGHGLLAGKTGVIFGALNDSSIAWKIAEAVYREGGRFLLSNAPVAKRLGGLDALADATESRIVWADATNDDDLEALFNEAKEEFGGVDFIVHSIGMGLNVRKNRQYEDLKYEWYHKTLDISAISLHRTVRAADATGALKDGGSVVALSYIGAQRIFSKYSEMGDAKALLESIVRSYGSRLGKRGIRINSISQSPTKTTAGSGISGFDSMFEFAERLSPLGNADADSCADYTVMLLSDYTRMVTMQTLFHDGGFSTMGISDELIDTIAEALGG; from the coding sequence ATGACCGGACACGGACTCCTCGCAGGCAAAACCGGCGTCATTTTTGGCGCGCTGAACGATTCTTCGATCGCCTGGAAGATCGCTGAAGCGGTCTACCGGGAGGGCGGCCGCTTTCTGCTGTCCAACGCTCCGGTGGCCAAACGCCTCGGCGGCCTGGATGCCCTGGCCGACGCCACCGAAAGTCGCATCGTCTGGGCAGACGCCACGAACGACGACGACCTCGAGGCACTCTTCAACGAGGCCAAGGAGGAGTTCGGCGGCGTGGACTTCATTGTGCACTCCATCGGCATGGGCCTCAACGTGCGCAAGAATCGCCAGTACGAGGACCTGAAGTACGAGTGGTACCACAAGACCCTCGACATCTCGGCCATCTCGCTGCACCGCACGGTCCGCGCCGCGGACGCCACCGGTGCACTGAAGGACGGCGGCTCCGTGGTCGCGCTCTCCTACATCGGCGCCCAGCGCATCTTCTCCAAGTACTCCGAGATGGGCGACGCCAAGGCGCTGCTCGAGAGCATCGTGCGTTCGTACGGCTCCCGCCTCGGCAAGCGCGGCATCCGCATCAACAGCATCTCGCAGAGCCCGACCAAGACCACGGCCGGGTCCGGCATCTCCGGATTCGACTCCATGTTCGAATTCGCCGAACGCCTCTCTCCACTCGGAAACGCGGACGCCGACTCCTGCGCCGACTACACGGTCATGCTGCTGAGTGACTACACCCGCATGGTCACCATGCAGACCCTGTTCCACGACGGCGGCTTCAGCACGATGGGCATCTCGGATGAGCTGATCGACACGATTGCCGAGGCGCTCGGCGGCTGA